The following DNA comes from Lemur catta isolate mLemCat1 chromosome 8, mLemCat1.pri, whole genome shotgun sequence.
AAAATCAGAAAGACTTTGTGCCAGATAGGGATGAAGGAGGAAGGAGTCGCAGTGGCTTCCAGGTTTCCCTGTGGGAGATTGGAAGGCTGATGGTACGCCATCCGGGACAGAGGCCACAGGGAGACAGCAGGTGTCCGGGGGGAGAGGGAATAAACGGGGGAAGGGGTGCCCAGGGAGAGCCAGCCTCACGTGGGACTGGAATGTCGTCCAGGATGCCTCATGACTCTTCCGCGCCCCCGCGGGGCCAGGCACCTGGCGCTCCCTTCGCTGCCAGCAGTGTGGCTGTGACTCAGCTCACCTCTTCTGCGTCTGCTACGTGTGCTGTGCTGCTGTTACCATGGCTGATTCTTTGCACATCTCAAGTTCAGTCTCTGACACTGGACACCCTCGATTGGTGAGTatattagttacctattgctgcacaaattcagtggcttaaagaacacacatttattacCTTACGGTTTGTGTGGGTCAGGGGTCTGGGTACCACTGAGCTGAGTTCTCTGCTTAGGGgctcacaaggctgaaatcaaggtgtcagctgggctgtTCTCATTTGGAGGCACGACAGGGGAAGAACCCACTTCCAAGCTCCCTCAGGCTGTTGGCAGAATCTGTTTCCGTGCAGCTACAGAAGTGATAGATTTAGTTTTTTGTTGGCTGTTGAGCAGAGGCTGCCTCTGTTCCTAGGGCCTCCCACGGTTCTCTTCCCTGCGGCCGTCTCCACAGGCCACTGGCAACACGGCAGCTGGCTTTTTCAAGGCCAGCCAACTGTAACATAAGTCCAAAGGGAGTGCCATCCATCACCTCGGCCATGTCCCATAGAAGTGAGGCACGGGTCCCGCTGCACTCAGGGGAGGGAATCACACCAGTGCAGGCTGAGCACATGTGGGCGTGGCTCATGGAGCCACCTTAGGCTCTGTTGCCACAGGGGGTAGTCACCCTCCCACGCAAAGGGGACCTGGCTCCCTTTGGGTCAGGGCTCTGTCCTGGTCCCAAGCAGCTGTGGCTAGAAGCGGGCAAGGTCACTTAGCTTTAAGCATGGCAGTCTCTTCATGCTAACTGCCTCTGGGCACTTGTTCCAAAGGGTCCCTGGAATTGAGGGTCAGGACATCTTGGCCTGTTCTCTGAGACCCAGCAGAGGACAGGAATTTGCTTGAATTCACACAGCAGTAAACATCATACTGGTGGAAAACCATAAGCTACTCATAAGATTCACTTTCTGTAGTTAAGCAGGCACTTTGGATAATCTGTTTAATGGTTTCAGTGGACATTCTTTGGATGCTCTCTAAGCTTTTCTCATCTTCCATCTCCTCAAAATTGGTAATAGCACCTTTATTGGCTTTTCTGTACtgcttttaaacatttacattaaATCAACTTTTCAGTAGCTGTTTTCTCATCTCCTTTTAAAATACTCAGCATTCTCAGTTTTCTGAAGCTATAAAAAGTTTTgacatataaattattaatagtttgacaAAAATCATTAACACTATATACAAAGAATTTTGTCTCTCTAAAGGGAAAAGTCACCTTTTTGTGCTTcgacttcctcatctgtaaaatgagagaggTGGCAAGCTATTCTCTCAATTTCCAGGCTCTGAACTTCTGGGCTGCTCACTTTCTGGGCTGGAGCTGAGGGGCCAAGGAGAAAGTGCAGGAAGGTGCCGTCTGCCCAAACATAGGCCAGGGCTGTAGTAACCCCACAGAGAGTTCCACTGTGATGCTGCAACTGCTTGAAATAGAGCTGCTTCTGCAGTATCTCAGATTTCCTTGCTTATAAGGTTTCATTTGTTTATGACTTTTCAGAAACCTAGTCTATAGAGTGAGATTCAAACAGAATTTACTAAACCCTAGCACAGAGGCCTCGCTAGATCGCTGAAGTTTCATGATGGATTTTGGGTCTTTGCATTCCTGACTGTACACTTTTGAACCCCACCGACCTCTCCTCCTGTCCATGATGTCTTTGACGAGTTGCTGCTGTTTCAACCTAACTTTACTGGGTATTTCTGCCCAAGTGCCAAGAAGGCATTGCTACCATGGCTGACTTCTGGTCAGCACTGGCCTGCATGTTCTGTTCAATAGGGGTagtattcctcaaaaaaatagGACACAGAATACCAGTTCTCAGAAATGTCCATTGCCTTTTCAGGAAAGAAGGTTCTGTGACCAAACGTGCTCATGAAACAGTGCGTGTTAGATTCTACCTTTTGGAGGTTCGAAGGGCTCATTggaacactttatttttaattcagtatttTCTGGATTTATTTGGACAGgaaacactatttttttaattaaaaatattgacaacAAAACACTTATTAACATAATACAGATCAGAACACTAGTTTGGCAGATGAGACACATGTACGTACAAATGGTTTCTTTTGCACGTTCACTTTAGCTCTGGATGACCCTAGAGCTAGATGCTGCTGCCTGAATCCTGTGATCTGATTCCTTTAAAATTAGACTGCTATTAAAAGACACATGCTGCTTTAATAAACTTCTCGTTTCTTACATTTTTTCATGGTTTGTTTGGAATATAGCAACTAGCTTTCCTCTTCCAGTTCATCACTGACTGGCCGTACGCTGAGCCAGAGATTCCTAAATTGGAAGCTGTTCTGGGGTCCTCTAGcccccctctgcccacctgcaGGCAGAAGCTCCCGGCTGACTCTGCTGTGTCTGGCTGCCCCCGCCTCAGGGCTCACTCACCTTGCCTTCATCCCGGGACACGGGGACGCGGTGTCCCAAGTGCTGGCTACCCCGTGCACCTGACTGCCACGTGCACACTTACGCCCCTTGCCacgatttcctttttaaaaaagttatctaAGAAAGAAATTCTATCAAAGAGAATGTGCGTTAAAAAGCGTCAGAAAACATGAATTTGGGAAACGACCAACTTCCCCCAGCCAGTGCCCGTGTCCCCTCTTCAGTTATCAGCCTGTTTCctgataataataacaaaacaatccTACATGTCTGGAGACTGTGTTATCTTTTCAGAATTCTTCCACACCCATCGGACCCTCCCGGCTGCCCCATTCGGTGGGCAGGGCCGTTGTCGGCAGCACCACTTGGTGCGTGGGTCCCTGGGCACAGTGACCCACAGAACCCGAAAGCGAAGTGAGTCGTGGAGTGGACGGGCCTGGCCTCGACGGCCCCAGAAACGCGGTTTGGGCGAGGCCGGGGGCAGCCCAGGACCGCTGGGTCTGGTCGGTTCTGAGAGGGtcccctgccgccgccgcccctcCTCCCCATAGAAGGTGGCGACAGGCTCCTTTCTGCACGCGAGGGGCTTGCCCGGCCCGCAGCCGTCCCGCGCTTCGCAACACGCCCACGCCGCGTTCGCGTTGCGTGGACacgagaggtgcccggagcagtgGCGTTTGGCCAGCCCTGGGCGGCGCCGCGGCTCCGGCGGCCCGTTCGGTAAACACCTGGCTCCACCTAGCGGCCCCAAGGAAGTCCGTTTTCCCGAGCAAACGTCGCGCGCTGGTCCCCCGCTTAGGTCTGATGACGCGCGTGAACGGAGTCCCCGGGGAGGCCGCCTGCCCGAATCACGGCCTTGAAAACGGTCCAGATGCGGTTGTCGGTTTAATGGCCTGCGTTATTACAGGCTTTGGGTCCTGTGCGTGTGCCAAGAACAAGGGTGAGCAATACACAAACTCTTAAGGGCAATTTTCCTTCAGAGCGGGGCAGACGACATAAGCCCCGCTGTTTGTGAGCGCCGGTGGTTTCGGGCACATTTTTACGGCATTAATCAATTTGTATTGTCATGTATAGGAATCCTGTTCCCACACGGAGTTTCGTTTACGGAGAAAAGATCCGGAGAGGAAAGGGAAGCCCTGACCCTTCACCGGATCGCGGCGAGGGACGTGGCGCGGCCCCGGGAGCGGCGCCTCCCCCCCATCACCCGGACCTTGACTGCCAGAAACATTCCTGCTGGTGTCAACAGCAGCCCTGCCGCAGGGGCTGCGATCAGATGCGCCGGCCTTTGCTTCAAGGACTGCTTTCTCTCGCCCAAACAAGCCGACCTCGGAGGCCTGTGGCAGCCGGGCGACGGACACCCCGCTCCCTCGTGCAAGCGCAAGCCGTCGTCCGCATGGGGCCCTGACCGTGACCTGTGGGCGGGACCACGGGGGCACTTTTTGCACATTCTGCgtgggtgggtggctggcagGTCATGGAAGACCACCTTGCCTTATGTGCGTTTTGTTCTTCTACACGGTTCCAGCCACGTGTGCCTGACTTAGAGCTAGCTGTGCTGTCCCCGGCAACGGGGCCCTGGAAAAGGGGCTGGCCTTCCAGACCCCGCAGTTCCGCCCTGCTCTGCTAGCCCGGGAGGGAGCTGGTGCAGGAGAGCCACTCGCACATAACGAAGCGATGACCATATGCTGCCTTAACTCTCACGCAGACTTTTAATAGCAGCTTCTCGTTACCTAGCTAAAAGTAGCCTCGTGCATATTGCCGTATACTTTCACACCTCTTCTCCCTTGTCCTGCACCGTTCCTTCTGCGCTCCCTGAATTACAGACCCTCGCGGGGCTGAGCACTGCAAGGCATCTTTGGGCTTCTGCGGCTCACGATGCAGGTGCTGTGTCAGCCGGCCACCTGCCCCGCGCTCGCTCGCAGCCGCCCCCGCCCTCCGTCCCCCCCAGCCGTCTTCTctgggcctcctgcctccccacctgtaTGCAATGGTTCCCTGGACGAGCTCCAAAGCACTTTCTTTCATCCCTTGattggggttttatttttaagaagaaagccAAGCACATTTTTTAACAGCCACAAGCAGATGGAGCGAGCTCTTCTGAGGCAGCGTAGAGGTAATAAAAGCATGCGAGCTGATGTGCCCAACCTAATGAAAGATCCGGGGCTGCGTGCCAGCTCTCACTAACCTTGGAGAGCACCTTTGTTGTGTAGGAGGCAAATCACCTAGGGCACTGTTTTCCTAACTTTTTCTGTCCTTAATCAACTGACCACAGTCTGCACCTTCCTTTTCCCCAAGGCTTTCCCATCTTTGTCTTGAACATTCTTCCCTCCTTAGGCTTCATGctgattttttcttcttggtaTTCCTTGTTGTTGGTCCCTGCttcctgctcctttctctctctctctcacatgcaGAACAACAGCTTGTTTCTCCATCATCATGTCTTTTCCTTTGAACTGTCATCCCTTCCTTCCACCCCTCCAGCTGGTCCCAGGGTGGACTCTCTCCTGCTGGCTGAGAGCAGCCCCCACCCTGATAGTGCCCCAGGAGCGGGGCTGGCACCTGGATGACACCTCAGGTGCCCGCACTCTTCCCGGGCTGGCCTCTGGTGACCATCTCCGAGTCATGCTGtccttccctgtgctctctccAGGGTGCTCCGCCTGGGCGGCCCCCACTACCCCTTGGCTGTGCCTTGCATAGTGTCATGCCCCTGTCACTGTGACCATCTTTTCACCGACGTCTCACCTTGATGGCCTCATCTCCGGGGCAGTCTTTCACACTGTGCCCACACGAGCTCTTGACCACCAAGTCTGGTCATGCCACTCCTCAGCTGACTCTCTGCAGAGGTGAGGGACATCTCGTGGCCACACAGCCACCAGCCCAGGTGAGAGTGGGGCTGGCAGAGCTGCCCCTCTGCAGAGGGCCACCGCCCCCATTTCCCCAGGAGGCCATCTGCAGGGCCGCGTCTTTCTCTGTGTCCATGACAGGACCCCAGCTGCACTTCTCtgtgcccctccccaccacaaCACACTCACCCTTgtgcccttccctgcctccccaggcaaAACCAGACGCTGGTTCGCCTCTTGGCACAGCGCTGGGAGTGTCCACAATGGCCACTGTCACCCTCGTAAGGAGGCTTGACGGTTAGCTCGAGCGCATTGTCTTCCCTGAGCCCCCAGGCGGGCCTGGGCTTTCTGCTCAGTGACTGTTGGTGGAAAGGAGCAGAAGTGAGCCAGAGGCATGAGCGGGGGAACGATAGCGATTTGCGTGTTTGCAATGCCGTGGGTGCAACTCGTGGCCCTCTGTCCAGTCCTCACGGAGGCCTCAGCACAGGCCAGCATTGTCCCTGCCTTAGAGGTGAGTGGACTGAGGCCCTGAGGGTAGGACAACTTGCTGGAGTTCCTGTAGCTGCTGTGTGCCCTGAAGCCTCAGCTCAGAACCTTCTGTGGAAAGTGGAGGGGTGGGTCTGGCTGcgccggggaggggagggggccggcGAGGGGCAGCTCACATGCCAAGGCCCAGCCTGGCTGGGAGGGAGCCCCCCGGGCCGCTGTCTGTTGAGCAGATGCACGCGGTGCGAGTGAGGTCGGGGAAGACTGCCGGGAGGGCAGAGGTCTGGCCGAGGCTGGGGGACGGACTGGAAGCGAGAGGACACTTATTTCAGAAGGGGACTTGGAGGGACTTGGAGGGCGATTTGACATGAGGACAAAGGGAGCATTTGATGTCTGTGTTTCTGACTGGGGTTTGGGTTGGGGGTCCACTATTAGAGAGGGAGGCACAAGAGACCGGACCCGCAGgaatgggtgggtgggaggtGCGGGGTCCAGCAGTTCACAAGTGTGAGGGGACCACCCGATGGAGGGAGCGGGTGGCAGCGGCAGTACTGGCAGTAGGGAAGCCATGGAGGGTCAGGTTTGCCAGGCAGCCCGTAGGTTGTGAGaagcaggcccagggcagagccagggccacaGTGGCTCGTGGGGCGGAGGGGGcgggcagcaggggctgggccaAGGCTCGGGCTCGTGGTCCATGCCTGACtgctctcccctctcttccctgcccATGAAgctctgtcctttttctttttttaaaacaaatcctaaACACATGACCTTCCTGCCAACGAAGCCTTTCCTGCCTCTGCTGAGTCGGCAAGGGGGAGCCACGTGGTCTCCTCCTGCCAGCTGTCTCCTCCCTGTCCTCGCCCCAGCCGGTTCCAGGGCGCACGCCTCGGCTCCCACCCGGCTCCTTGGCTCTGCTTTCCACATCCCCGCAGAGGCCTTCATCAGCCCTCGCTGGCTGGCTTTGGAGCTGCCCTGGCTCCTACTCTCAGAAACATGAGCTTTAGGAACAACTCTTCACTCACTGAAGGAAGGGGTAGGGTAGGAAGTgccctccttctcctttctctacaCCTGGGCCGGGCCAGCAAACTCTTTCCACAAAGGACCAGATGGTAAATAGTTTTGGTTTCAGGGGCCAGACTGTTTCTGTAGAAACTACTCAAAGTGAGACTATGTAAACGGACAAATGtgactgtgtttcaataaaactttatttaaaagaacaagaGGAGGGCCAGGTTTGGCCCACAGGTTGTAGTTTGCTGATTTGCTCTGAACCATTCCTCACCCTCTTCGGGATAATAAACCAAACTTTCCGGAACCAACAAGGCTGGGAGTGGGAAGCGGGGCCCCGGGGTTGCTGGGGggatggaaggggagggagagacagggagcCGTCTGCTAGTCACTGACTCTCTCCTCTCAGAGAAGCAGGCGCCGTGCTGTCTCTCCGACTCTGCTGTCTTTACGTGGAGCTCTGTCAGTGCCACATCGGCATCCCCTTCCCCTTGAGCTGGAGACCAATCTCTCCGGATCTGttattcctgcccctcccccttcaTATTCCTTCAGCAAAGCATGAGACAGGCGCCCTCCATCCTCCTGTGCTCAGAATGCTCAGGAGGGCACATCACATCACAGCGGGAGGGCTGGGAACACTCGACTGGGTTCCACAGTTCAGTAGACACGTGGTGAGTGCCCCTTTGTGCTGGGCGCTGGCCGTTCCAGGGTGGCTGGCCCATCCCTGTCCTCAGGTGTGGCATGGAGGCCAAGGCCCGTGGTCCTTCCTTTTCTGGGTTTTGGCCTTTGAGCCCCTAACTTAGCAGCCCCCATGAGCTCGTCTCTTTTCTTCACCTTTCCTCTGTTTTAAATCAAATGAACAGAGtccctattttttcttctctggtgtTACACCTACCTCCTGCCACCACGGGTCGGCCAGACTGGACCCTCCTGGTGGTGACCACGTCCACTGCGGGTGAAGAGACCCTCCCAGCTCCATCACCAAAGTATCTTCCCCGTTGACCCTGGCAAGGTGGTTGAAATCTCCCCTCCTTCATCTGTGGAGTCAAAGCTTAGCTCCAGGTGGCCCCTTGGTGAGTGTGAATAAACATAGGGACCATTCACCAAATACCTACCAAGTGTCAGTGTCTAGGAAACACCACCAAGTCAGAAGATGAGAAACGGAAGCTCAAGGTGTTAAATGGTTTGCCAAGGAAAGGCACAggggtgggatttgaacccaggcctgtccTTCTGGGTGCTCTGCCTGTGGGGCTGCACAGCTCTACCCCTTGGGAGTGGAGCATGGCGCTGTGGCCTGCGACTCTGCGGGGGGCTGgtggggctgagggctgggcagAATACTCTGCTGGAGGCAGCGGTTCGGCAGGCCTGGGGTCCAGCTGAAGGGGCCCCTGGGAGCAGCCTGggcgtggggaggagggtggtggcCGGGGCAGCGCCAGCCTCCTTCTTGGCCTCTCTCCTCTGCCGTCTCTCCAGCCGCTCGCCAGTGACCGGGCCTGAAAGGGGTGGGCGCCGTGCCAAGCCCGCTCTTGGCACgaacctccaccccaccctggaGGAGCTTGTTAGCGCTGTGCTTAAAAGTAGGCTGAGAAGTCAGCGCAAAGATGGGAAACTCGGTTTTCTGATATAATGGGAGGGGTGTGTGGAAACAGAATGGGCACGACAAAGGCTgagtgagttttttgtttgtgaCGCGAGTGGGGAGAAGGGATACAGCAGGTATGGGGCCTATGGGGAATGGGACATGGCTTTTTAAGAGCGGGAGAGGTAGGTGACTATCCTTAGGAGCCAGTTCAACGTGAGCATCGGCTCTGCAGACCCTCCCGGGCCTTCTGCCCAGCCCGCTGTGAGGGCGGCTCCCGCACGGCTCACAGCTGCGACAAGCACTTCCTGCTCCTTGGCAGCCCTCGAGGCCGGGAACTGTCCTGCTCACAGTGGCATTCTGGCCCTGGTGACAGGGTGCAGGGAGCAGAGGGCGTGTAGGTTGGGGTTTAgaggggggcagaggaggaggatgcATTTCTTTGGCTCTCAGGTACTTTGCATACAGTGTCGTCCTGCTGGGTCCTCACAGACGTCTCCAGCAGGGTTCTAGTCCTTGTTTTCAATTTATAGGTGAAAAAACCAGAGCCGCAGAAAAGCTAAATAAACTGCCCGGTGCCACAGAGGCCGTGTGTGGTGCTGCTGGGCTGGGGTCGTCTGAGCGTTGAGCATTGGGTGGGCAACCGCCTGGCCCAGAGGCGACCTGCCTCCACCAGCAGATGACCCCTCAGTGCACAGCGAATGCTTGTCACATGTGGTGATGCCAGCAGGACCTCAAGCGTCTCCCACAGCCTTTAGGTAACATGAAGAGGCGTTCGTGTTTTAGCCCGGGGTGCCTGCGTCTGAGCAGGTCCCCGGGACTCAAAGCCATCAGGATGTGTAGCAGTTTCCTGCACACCCCGGGCCTGCCGTTCACGGCCTTGTTAGCCGCCCTGGCTCGCCAAACTCAAGCTGCCTGATTCTGCGGCTGTGATCTGAACTCCTCCATTTCCCCTTTGTGAGTCTTCATTTGGGCTGCAGGAACGGTGGGCGGTAGATGGTTTTGGTGGAATTTGCAGACCAACATCAGAGGTGGCTGAAATGTGGCAGGGAGGGCGGGCTCTGGGAGGTGTCTCTGGGATCTCATCTTCTCTGATCCAGGGCAGTGGTGCCTACACCAAAAGGGGTCTGTGCTAGAGCCCGCCAGGCCTTGGCCCTTGCTGAGCAGGGTTGTTCACTCCAGGTAACTAAGGGAGAAGGGTTAGGCTTTGGGGCAAATAGGGAATGAATGGGCTTCTGTTCTCTGTCCTGACCACATGTGTTGGAGGCAAATAGCTACCTTGCTTTCCTCCCGTAAACACACCTTGTGCAGGTAGACGCCTGTCTGCTCCCCGCGCTTGCATGGGGGAGATGCCCTTCTCATGCCCTGGCATTGTTGGATCTTTGCTGCTCAAAGGACACTGAAACTTTGAAGCTGCTCCCTGCGCTCCTTCCAGCAGGGATGAAATGAGCCGTCAGCAGAGCCTGAGCCTTCACCAGCGCCTGGCACAGCCCCTGGGAAGGCAGGTCACCATTGAGCAACACCCAGACAGTCGCGCATTCATTTCCAGATGCCTCTGGGGCTCgattgttttcttcctctctccccacccctctctccccatAGTTACAGATTTTGCAAGATCCGCTCAACATGTGTATGGATTCATCTCTGCTAAGTCAGATCTCTCAGTCCGGTGTGTCTGCTGCTCTCTCTAGCGCTGACAGTTTTCAGCAGCTGCAGGGAACAGAGCCGCTGGGTTAGAGCAGCAGGTTGTCAGCGGCACTCACACGGCCCTGTGAGCTGGCAGCGCCGTGTCTTCTCACAGTGGGGTGGGATGGCCAGCACAGCCCTCTGGAATGGGCctgggaatttttctttttaagacagagGACAATATCCTTGTTTGTGATGAACTGATAAATGGAAGGTGTGAGGAGCTTAGGGCTCCTATGGAAAAAGCCAAATCCTAGAACAAGAATCAGAGTAAAAACATTGAGATCTCCTCGAGATACAGTGAATGGCAGAGCACCGTCTTCGCACGCTTCCCTTTCTGAGCTGTTTTGGCTGCAGTGGAGCAGCAGGACTCCAGCTACCTGGTGGGCTGAAGACGGGGCAGTGTTCGGCAGTGACTGAGAGCTGGAGATGGGACATCTCAAATGCCATTGTTAGGGCTTCATGCCTTTGAATCATGGATGACGTTTTGCTGCAAATACCGGGCTGGAACTTGTGACTCTGCTCTCCTGGTTCTTGGAGAGCTCTTCCCTTCCCAACACTGGCCGGCCTCCGCACTGGGGTACAAAGGAGAGGTGTTCCCCAGTTCCTCTTTCCTCATGGCCTCTCCTCCTGACTGCCCGGGGTATGAACACTCGCAGGCAGTTGCATTCCTGGACATAGGGCCCAGAGTGGGAAGAGTGTGGGCCGTGGGCTTGGGCAGACCTGGATTCCTGTACTGGTCCTGCCACTCAGGAGCTGTTGACTTTGGCAATTACTTAATCTTTATGAGGCTGAGGGGTTACATGTAAAATGTGATAGCACCTACTTTAATAGGgccatgaaaattaaataaggaaagTCCATAAAGCCCACAGGGCACATGGCAGGTGTCTAGGGCCAGTAGCTGCTCCCTCTCTTCTCCTGGGGAGCCCTTGGGATGGCTGGGGAAGCGCATGCAGAGTCCAGGCCTTGTGGCCACAAGGAAAGCAGGAAGTGACCATGGCTTTGTCAGCCCTTCAGGTCCGCTGTGGTTTCCTGCTCTAGGGCCCTGCTCATCTGATGAAGAAAACCAAGATACGAAACCATGTTTTCATTCCTCATTTTTAAGCTCTTTTATTTCTAGGACATTTGAAAACAGTGAACTCTTTTTCCAAACCTTAAGTCTTACTCCCTGGGAGAAAATTAGGCCACTGGAAACTCACTTCATCCCCTACAGAGGTGAAGGCTGCAGAGCCCCGAGGACAGAGGCTGGCCTCTCCGGGAGTGCCGGTGGTCTGGGGGCCTGCCAGGGCCAGACCGGGTGACGGTGCCTTAGGAAGGGTGGCCCCAGAGCTGTGTCCAGACCTAGGATGTGAGAGGGGGAAATCCCATACAGCTTCTAGATCTTCTGCAAGGAAGCCGATTGCACGGCTGGCCTGAGGTCTGGAAGGCGAGCCCTCCGGTGGCTGCAGCAGGCTGGTGCTGCCCCATTGCTGTGGCTGCCAGGTGTGAGGAGGTCGGTGGGCCGTGTGTTTCCAGTTCATTTCCAGTGCTTAATAAAAGGCTTAAATTCCTGAGCCAGGCCTGCTGAGTAgataaaaagtaagcaaaatgaGAAATCTTTGTGGGACCTCTAAACAGGAGCACTGGCTTTTGCAGAAAGTCCTAAATCTGCCAAGGcctgcccctgccaggccccCGGCTGACCAGCGCCTTCCTCTGAGCAGCTGGCAAGGACGGTCTGGCCCGTGGGGTCATAAGCACTGGAGTGTTGTTCTGGGCACTGCCATGCACCTGCTAGGGCCACCCAGGCAACTCGACCATGGAACCCCATAGAATGTCCAGCTTAAATGTGGATCATTGCAGCTCATGCTGGTGGAGTGCTTGCAGCTCTCCTCGAGTGGGTGGGCAAGCCGGGACCTCGGAGGGCCCAGAGGCAGCTGCTCTGACCTGGGGCTGGGCCCCTGTGCTGGACATCTTGGCTCCTGAATCCTGCCCATCTTTCTGAGGGCGAGTGAGGTTGATGATACAGTTGATACTAATCCCGAGTTGCCAGGCTTGGAGGACACAGCCCTGAAACACTGGCTTTGAATTTCTAGGAAGACTTTAGACAAAACCCACAAAACCCATGGACAGAAAGTCCGGTGGCCATTGGTCAGGCCATGTTTGCTCCTTGTTGGGTTTTAATACTTTCCTCACACAGAGCACATTTCTTCCATATCTAAACCCAGCTTCTTTAAGACTCTGGGTTATGGAGATCTACTACCTTGTAGACT
Coding sequences within:
- the LOC123643583 gene encoding uncharacterized protein LOC123643583, which translates into the protein MTRVNGVPGEAACPNHGLENGPDAVVGLMACVITGFGSCACAKNKGILFPHGVSFTEKRSGEEREALTLHRIAARDVARPRERRLPPITRTLTARNIPAGVNSSPAAGAAIRCAGLCFKDCFLSPKQADLGGLWQPGDGHPAPSCKRKPSSAWGPDRDLWAGPRGHFLHILRGWVAGRSWKTTLPYVRFVLLHGSSHVCLT